A genomic window from Bdellovibrio sp. SKB1291214 includes:
- a CDS encoding ATP-binding protein, giving the protein MSLKGLKPTLFRISTKLTLAYSMVLILSSTLIFSFLYFQITHSLQNQERAILESKTEEFANRIEVNGMADFKQYFELLRKYDRDASLMVEVYGGRSELLFAHSPTPNFEINKDLLLNELNRHGEKSFDFSLPEKSSTEAVLVLGRNLKNGERLVVAKSTEGMGKQLRNLQKLFWWSLVPVALIGFLGGLFLSNSTLSPVRELINSMKKIERGSLSTRVPIGGSDDELEELKLLFNKALDKIENLVNGLKEAFDHLAHDIRTPVTRLRGRAEIALTSEGDVESYREALQSCFENSDKILSFLQVLTDITEAENRSKKLKIEKKFVSDLVREIMDLYEMAFEEKNIIVTQKLDSHDWAMVDPRLISRVIANLLDNAHKYTPPGGEVIIETINQTESVILKVTDSGPGIAPEEHSLIWQKLYRSDKSRSEYGMGLGLTFVKAVVEAHDGKVNIKSPVKDGRGTEMEITLQKMA; this is encoded by the coding sequence ATGTCCTTAAAGGGTCTTAAACCCACGTTATTCAGAATCAGTACCAAGCTGACGCTTGCGTACTCGATGGTACTGATTCTAAGTTCTACGTTGATCTTTAGTTTCTTATACTTTCAGATCACTCACTCGCTCCAAAATCAGGAGCGAGCTATCCTTGAATCAAAAACAGAAGAATTCGCAAATCGCATAGAAGTAAACGGCATGGCCGACTTTAAGCAGTATTTCGAATTGCTGCGCAAATATGACCGGGATGCTTCACTCATGGTGGAGGTTTACGGCGGTCGCAGCGAGCTGTTATTTGCTCACAGTCCAACTCCTAATTTTGAGATTAATAAAGATCTTTTGTTGAACGAGCTGAATCGTCACGGCGAAAAGTCCTTTGATTTTTCATTGCCAGAAAAATCAAGCACTGAAGCGGTTTTGGTTTTAGGTCGCAACTTGAAAAATGGCGAACGCTTAGTTGTCGCGAAAAGCACTGAAGGCATGGGGAAACAGCTTCGCAATTTGCAAAAGCTATTTTGGTGGTCTTTAGTTCCGGTGGCATTGATCGGTTTCTTGGGTGGATTGTTTCTATCAAATTCCACACTCAGCCCGGTGCGTGAGTTGATCAACTCAATGAAAAAGATCGAGCGCGGTTCGTTGTCTACTCGTGTACCGATTGGTGGCAGTGACGATGAATTGGAAGAGCTGAAACTTCTGTTCAATAAGGCTCTCGATAAAATTGAAAATCTGGTAAATGGTTTGAAAGAAGCCTTTGACCACTTAGCTCACGATATTCGTACGCCGGTGACTCGTTTACGTGGTCGTGCAGAGATTGCGTTGACCAGTGAAGGCGACGTGGAATCCTATCGGGAAGCTCTACAAAGCTGTTTTGAAAACTCAGATAAGATTCTAAGCTTTTTGCAGGTTTTGACGGATATCACTGAGGCTGAAAACCGCAGTAAGAAACTTAAGATCGAAAAGAAATTTGTGAGCGACCTGGTCCGCGAAATCATGGACTTGTACGAGATGGCTTTCGAAGAGAAAAACATCATCGTGACTCAAAAGCTTGATTCTCATGATTGGGCAATGGTTGATCCGCGTTTAATCAGCCGAGTGATCGCAAATCTTTTAGATAATGCCCATAAGTACACTCCGCCAGGCGGTGAAGTTATTATTGAAACCATCAATCAAACAGAAAGCGTGATTTTAAAGGTCACAGATTCTGGCCCAGGCATTGCGCCTGAGGAGCACAGTTTAATCTGGCAAAAGCTTTATCGCAGTGACAAGAGCCGTTCTGAATACGGAATGGGTTTGGGTCTCACGTTCGTGAAGGCGGTCGTTGAAGCTCACGATGGTAAAGTCAATATCAAGAGCCCGGTTAAAGATGGCCGCGGTACCGAGATGGAAATCACTCTTCAAAAAATGGCTTAG
- a CDS encoding ABC transporter ATP-binding protein — protein sequence MQPPIISAENLSVYYGSIQALKGITFHVNKGEIVSLIGANGAGKTTTLRALSGLVPSQGNITLHGKNLQVVPTHERVKLGIAQSPEGRGVFAQMSVLENLEMGAYHRSDKDGIKKDFEMCLELFPRIKERLWQMAGTLSGGEQQMLAICRALMCKPEILLLDEPSLGLAPLIVNQIFEIITKLNQDGMTILLVEQNARLALRISHRAYVLETGRVVMQDSGINLLNNDEVRKSYLGV from the coding sequence ATGCAACCGCCAATTATTTCTGCAGAAAACCTGAGCGTTTATTACGGCTCCATCCAAGCGCTTAAAGGCATCACTTTCCACGTGAACAAGGGCGAGATCGTAAGCCTTATTGGAGCCAACGGCGCAGGTAAAACAACGACCTTGCGTGCCCTATCGGGATTGGTGCCATCGCAAGGTAACATCACTTTGCATGGTAAAAACCTGCAGGTAGTCCCAACTCATGAACGCGTAAAGCTTGGTATCGCGCAGTCCCCTGAGGGCCGCGGAGTCTTTGCTCAAATGTCAGTTTTAGAAAATCTTGAAATGGGCGCTTATCACCGCAGCGACAAGGACGGCATTAAGAAAGACTTTGAGATGTGCTTGGAGCTTTTTCCACGCATCAAAGAACGCCTGTGGCAAATGGCTGGCACATTGTCAGGTGGCGAACAACAGATGCTTGCGATCTGTCGAGCACTGATGTGCAAACCCGAAATCCTGCTGCTGGACGAACCGTCACTGGGCCTAGCACCTTTGATCGTGAATCAAATCTTTGAAATCATCACTAAACTGAACCAAGACGGAATGACGATTCTTTTGGTTGAGCAGAATGCGCGTTTAGCATTAAGAATTTCCCACCGTGCCTATGTATTGGAAACAGGTCGTGTGGTAATGCAGGACTCAGGTATCAACCTTTTGAACAACGATGAAGTTCGAAAGTCTTATTTAGGTGTATAA
- a CDS encoding ABC transporter ATP-binding protein has product MSDVLLEAKGITMQFGGLKAVDNLSFQIKKGQLAGLIGPNGAGKTTAFNMLTGVYQPTKGEVHLDGHSLNGLKPWQISQQGIARTFQNIRLFKNLTVLENVLIATHQHVKYGIMDALFQTKRFIETEKEMTDKAMSLLEVFSLQSKAHESASSLPYGQQRKLEIVRALATDPKIILLDEPAAGMNHSETHQLMETIAQIRQKFNLTVLLIEHDMKLVMGICENIVVLDHGVKIEEGTPKHVQNSKKVIEAYLGVEETH; this is encoded by the coding sequence ATGTCCGACGTTCTGCTAGAAGCTAAAGGTATTACTATGCAGTTCGGCGGGCTAAAAGCCGTCGACAACTTGTCCTTTCAAATTAAAAAAGGACAACTTGCAGGTTTGATCGGACCGAATGGTGCCGGTAAAACGACGGCCTTCAATATGCTGACCGGAGTTTATCAACCCACTAAGGGTGAAGTTCATTTGGACGGTCATTCTTTGAACGGGTTGAAGCCTTGGCAAATTTCTCAACAAGGCATTGCTCGTACTTTCCAAAATATCCGCCTGTTTAAAAATCTGACCGTTTTGGAAAATGTTCTGATCGCGACTCATCAACATGTGAAGTACGGGATCATGGATGCCCTTTTCCAAACAAAGCGCTTTATCGAAACCGAGAAAGAGATGACTGACAAGGCAATGTCTTTGTTGGAAGTTTTCTCCCTGCAATCTAAAGCCCATGAATCTGCGAGCAGTCTGCCCTATGGACAACAACGTAAGCTGGAAATCGTTCGTGCGTTGGCCACAGATCCTAAGATCATTTTGCTGGATGAGCCAGCCGCGGGGATGAATCACTCCGAAACTCATCAGTTGATGGAAACGATTGCGCAAATTCGTCAAAAGTTTAATCTGACAGTTCTGTTGATCGAGCATGATATGAAATTGGTGATGGGTATCTGCGAAAACATCGTGGTTTTAGATCACGGTGTTAAAATCGAAGAGGGCACTCCTAAACACGTTCAAAACTCTAAAAAAGTGATCGAGGCTTACCTGGGCGTCGAGGAGACTCACTAA
- a CDS encoding branched-chain amino acid ABC transporter permease has translation MVRALKNPLLSFIAILVFGLVFQYGFDEYIQLMVLFITVNCLMAMSLNLVNGYTGQFSLGHAGFMAIGAYFTAYASVNWNFLPENLQGLSFFVFAIGSGLVAAAAGFLVGLPSLRLKGDYLAIVTLGFGEIIRVALLNMDFLGGPRGFANIPGFSSFYMSYAFAVLWILICFFTIWRVMKSSWGRGFLSVREDEIAAESTGVNTTGMKVRAFVLSSFFAGVAGALFAHFTNFINPSSFTFLQSVNAVIMVVLGGMGSMTGSIIAAIFVTTLPEALRPLQELTGVDLRMVIYSLSLVLVMILRPKGIMGELEITDLWRKYVRRSARS, from the coding sequence ATGGTTCGCGCTCTCAAGAATCCCCTTCTCTCTTTTATTGCCATTCTAGTTTTCGGTCTTGTCTTTCAATATGGTTTTGATGAATACATTCAGCTGATGGTTTTATTCATCACCGTGAACTGCTTGATGGCAATGAGCTTAAATTTGGTCAATGGTTACACAGGACAGTTTTCGCTGGGTCATGCGGGCTTCATGGCAATTGGCGCGTACTTTACGGCATACGCCTCAGTGAATTGGAACTTTTTGCCCGAAAACCTGCAAGGTCTGTCATTTTTTGTTTTCGCTATTGGCAGCGGATTGGTCGCTGCAGCGGCAGGATTTTTAGTCGGTCTTCCCTCGCTTCGTCTTAAAGGTGACTATCTTGCGATTGTTACTTTAGGTTTCGGGGAAATTATTCGTGTTGCCCTTTTGAACATGGATTTCTTGGGTGGACCTCGCGGTTTCGCCAATATCCCAGGATTTTCTAGTTTCTATATGTCTTATGCCTTTGCTGTACTTTGGATCTTGATCTGCTTCTTTACAATCTGGCGAGTCATGAAGTCTTCGTGGGGTCGCGGCTTCCTCAGCGTTCGTGAAGACGAAATCGCCGCAGAATCAACCGGCGTCAATACAACAGGTATGAAAGTTCGCGCCTTTGTTCTTTCAAGTTTTTTTGCTGGCGTTGCAGGAGCTTTATTCGCCCACTTTACAAACTTTATCAATCCATCGTCGTTCACCTTCCTGCAAAGTGTAAATGCGGTGATCATGGTTGTTTTGGGTGGCATGGGTTCGATGACGGGTTCGATTATCGCAGCCATCTTTGTAACGACCTTGCCAGAGGCTCTTCGTCCTTTACAGGAACTGACGGGCGTGGATTTACGTATGGTTATTTATTCTTTGTCTTTGGTGCTTGTGATGATTCTTCGTCCAAAAGGCATCATGGGTGAACTTGAGATTACTGACTTGTGGAGAAAATATGTCCGACGTTCTGCTAGAAGCTAA
- a CDS encoding branched-chain amino acid ABC transporter permease, giving the protein MHDFVQHLINGISLGSIYALIALGYTMVYGILKMINFAHSDVYMVGAFGAFYIARALGIQAEPGVGSLAILLISSMVICSLLGLVIERFAYRPLRNAPKLNILITAIGVSLLLEYGGQVVFGADPKVFPEVMKDFVIISFGNVELKSFDLTVLAVSVLAMIGLQFLIYKTKLGKAMRAVSANASVASLLGVNPDKIIAFTFIVGSALAGVGSVLVGMKYPKIDPLMGMMIGMKAFVAAVLGGIGNVRGAVLGALIMGLSEEMVVGYLSSTYRDALAFGILIAILIFKPAGLLGKYSVEKV; this is encoded by the coding sequence ATGCACGATTTCGTACAGCATTTGATAAATGGTATTAGCCTTGGCTCCATCTATGCACTGATCGCCCTTGGCTACACCATGGTGTACGGAATCTTGAAAATGATCAACTTCGCCCACTCTGACGTTTACATGGTGGGCGCCTTTGGAGCTTTCTATATCGCTCGCGCTCTTGGAATCCAAGCTGAACCGGGCGTGGGTTCATTGGCAATCCTTCTTATCTCCTCCATGGTTATCTGCAGCCTTTTAGGTCTTGTGATTGAAAGGTTCGCTTACCGCCCTCTTCGCAATGCTCCCAAGTTAAATATCCTGATCACAGCGATCGGTGTGAGCTTGTTATTAGAGTACGGCGGACAAGTTGTGTTTGGAGCCGATCCTAAAGTTTTTCCTGAAGTGATGAAAGATTTTGTGATCATCTCGTTCGGCAACGTTGAATTAAAATCTTTTGACCTGACGGTCCTGGCAGTTTCAGTCCTAGCAATGATAGGACTGCAATTTCTTATTTATAAAACAAAACTTGGCAAAGCCATGCGCGCCGTCAGCGCGAATGCGTCGGTGGCAAGTTTGCTGGGTGTAAATCCCGACAAAATTATTGCCTTCACATTCATCGTCGGTTCGGCACTTGCGGGCGTGGGCAGTGTTTTGGTGGGAATGAAGTATCCAAAAATCGATCCGTTGATGGGTATGATGATTGGTATGAAAGCCTTCGTTGCTGCCGTCCTGGGTGGCATCGGCAATGTTCGTGGTGCCGTCCTGGGTGCATTGATCATGGGCTTATCCGAAGAAATGGTCGTTGGATACCTTTCATCCACTTACCGCGATGCTTTAGCATTCGGTATCTTGATTGCGATTTTGATCTTTAAACCTGCCGGCTTGCTTGGCAAATATTCTGTGGAGAAAGTGTAG
- a CDS encoding ABC transporter substrate-binding protein, which produces MKRLFVSLLLALPLLAGCTKKDNVIMIGEYDSLSGSDATFGLSSNKGVRLAFDEINAAGGIKGKKIELKTMDDQGKNEEAAAATTRLITQNKVVAVLGGVASGRSKAAAPIAQAKGVPFVSPASTNPDVTKIGDYVFRVCFIDPFQGSVMAKFANETLKVKKVAILRDVKNDYSVGLADAFLNDFKKRGGEIVADVSYQAGDIDFKAQLTQIRSKNPEAVYVPGYYTEVGLIAQQARQLGIKAPLMGGDGWDSDKLHEIGKEAINGNYYSNHYTVESTDPAVTEFIKKFKAKYNETPDSLAALGYDAAKILAAAIERAPDLSGKAIRDELAKTKDFPGVTGKISLNDNRDAVKSAVVIQVDGPNRKYITTVTP; this is translated from the coding sequence ATGAAACGTCTGTTCGTCTCCCTTTTGCTAGCTCTTCCTTTGCTAGCTGGCTGTACAAAAAAAGATAACGTCATCATGATCGGTGAATACGATTCACTCTCCGGTAGCGATGCCACTTTCGGATTAAGCTCTAACAAAGGCGTGCGCTTGGCATTTGACGAGATCAATGCGGCTGGCGGTATCAAAGGTAAAAAAATCGAACTTAAAACCATGGACGACCAAGGTAAAAACGAAGAGGCCGCTGCCGCGACAACTCGTTTGATTACTCAAAATAAAGTGGTAGCTGTCCTTGGTGGTGTTGCCAGCGGTCGCTCGAAAGCGGCAGCTCCCATTGCTCAAGCAAAAGGTGTTCCTTTTGTTTCTCCCGCCTCCACGAATCCAGATGTCACTAAAATCGGTGACTATGTTTTCCGCGTTTGCTTTATCGATCCTTTCCAAGGCTCTGTGATGGCGAAATTTGCCAATGAAACTTTGAAAGTTAAAAAAGTAGCGATCCTTCGTGATGTAAAAAACGATTACTCTGTAGGTTTAGCTGATGCATTCCTAAATGACTTCAAAAAACGTGGCGGTGAAATCGTCGCTGACGTTTCTTATCAAGCAGGCGATATTGATTTCAAAGCTCAATTGACGCAAATCCGCTCTAAAAATCCAGAAGCTGTTTACGTTCCAGGCTACTACACTGAAGTAGGCTTGATCGCACAACAAGCTCGTCAATTGGGAATCAAAGCCCCATTGATGGGTGGCGACGGCTGGGATTCTGACAAACTTCATGAGATTGGCAAAGAAGCGATCAACGGAAATTACTACTCTAATCATTATACGGTTGAGTCGACAGATCCTGCAGTGACTGAGTTCATCAAAAAATTCAAAGCTAAATACAACGAAACTCCGGATTCATTGGCAGCCTTGGGTTACGATGCTGCAAAAATCTTGGCAGCCGCGATAGAACGCGCTCCAGACTTGTCAGGCAAAGCTATTCGTGATGAACTAGCGAAAACAAAAGATTTCCCGGGAGTGACTGGAAAAATCTCATTGAATGATAATCGCGACGCCGTGAAAAGTGCTGTGGTGATTCAAGTAGATGGACCAAATCGTAAGTACATTACGACGGTAACTCCGTAA
- the pfkA gene encoding 6-phosphofructokinase, which yields MATFSKKIQRLGVYTSGGDAPGMNAALRAVVRAAIANKLDVFGVMQGYVGMIENHIESIDQRYVANIIQRGGTVIKTGRSTEFTKPEGRAKAAANLKAHSIDALVCIGGDGSFRGAHALWEEHQIPIVGVPGTIDNDIFGSDKTIGFDTAVNTALEAIDRIRDTAASHDRLFIVEVMGRNSGFIASYVGLAGGAEEIFAPESSTTVDKAVDRIKDGIARGKTSSILVTAEGQKPGRAYDLADAIRKKTGWDAKVCILGHQQRGGSPTAADRILASRMGAAAVDSLLKGHCDIMIGTDGEKLIEVPLDIVTKNEKKAQLDLISLASVLAT from the coding sequence ATGGCGACTTTCAGTAAAAAAATCCAAAGATTAGGTGTTTATACAAGCGGTGGCGATGCTCCGGGAATGAATGCAGCTCTTCGCGCAGTAGTTCGTGCGGCGATCGCAAACAAACTCGATGTGTTCGGTGTTATGCAAGGCTATGTCGGCATGATCGAAAATCACATTGAATCTATCGACCAACGTTATGTTGCCAACATCATTCAGCGTGGCGGTACTGTTATTAAAACAGGTCGCTCGACTGAATTCACAAAGCCCGAAGGCCGCGCAAAAGCCGCTGCTAACTTGAAAGCTCACAGCATCGACGCCCTTGTATGTATCGGTGGTGATGGTTCCTTCCGCGGGGCTCATGCTCTTTGGGAAGAACATCAAATTCCGATCGTGGGAGTGCCGGGCACAATCGATAACGACATCTTTGGTTCTGATAAAACCATCGGCTTTGATACGGCTGTGAACACGGCTTTGGAAGCGATTGACAGAATCCGTGATACAGCGGCTTCTCATGATCGTCTGTTCATCGTTGAAGTGATGGGTCGCAATTCTGGCTTCATCGCTTCTTACGTGGGCCTTGCTGGCGGTGCTGAAGAAATCTTCGCCCCTGAATCTTCAACAACAGTGGATAAAGCTGTTGATCGCATCAAAGACGGCATCGCTCGTGGTAAAACAAGCTCTATCCTTGTAACGGCAGAGGGACAAAAACCGGGACGCGCTTACGATTTGGCCGATGCCATTCGTAAGAAAACTGGCTGGGATGCAAAAGTTTGCATCTTGGGTCACCAACAGCGTGGTGGATCCCCAACTGCAGCAGACCGTATCCTTGCAAGCCGCATGGGTGCTGCCGCCGTGGATTCATTGCTAAAAGGTCATTGCGACATCATGATCGGCACTGACGGTGAAAAGTTGATCGAAGTACCTCTCGACATTGTAACGAAAAACGAGAAAAAAGCCCAACTTGACCTTATCAGCCTTGCAAGTGTTTTAGCGACTTAA
- a CDS encoding HU family DNA-binding protein — MNKAQLIEKIAGETKVSKAQAETILDCAVENIKKAVKKGDDVKLVGFGTFTKAKRKARTGRNPQTGKAIKIPAAWAPKFRAGAEFKSMVK, encoded by the coding sequence ATGAACAAGGCTCAATTGATCGAAAAAATCGCTGGCGAAACTAAAGTTTCTAAAGCTCAAGCAGAAACTATCCTTGACTGCGCAGTAGAGAACATCAAAAAAGCAGTTAAAAAAGGTGACGATGTTAAACTAGTAGGCTTCGGTACTTTCACTAAAGCTAAACGTAAAGCTCGCACTGGTCGCAACCCACAAACTGGTAAAGCAATCAAAATCCCAGCTGCATGGGCTCCAAAATTCCGCGCTGGCGCTGAATTCAAATCAATGGTTAAGTAA
- a CDS encoding DNA gyrase inhibitor YacG codes for MSESEKPQPKMVKCPQCGKPALYSPENPARPFCSERCRLIDLGEWASEGYRIPVSNQSSSDSLTSIDDAYDDDEDGSSHKH; via the coding sequence ATGAGCGAATCTGAAAAACCCCAACCAAAAATGGTTAAGTGTCCACAATGTGGCAAGCCCGCTTTGTACTCACCGGAAAATCCTGCGCGACCATTCTGTTCGGAACGTTGCCGTCTGATTGATCTTGGTGAATGGGCTTCCGAGGGATATCGCATTCCCGTGAGCAATCAATCTTCAAGTGATTCTTTAACTTCCATCGATGATGCTTACGACGATGATGAAGATGGAAGCAGTCACAAACATTAA
- a CDS encoding prolipoprotein diacylglyceryl transferase: protein MLPTIQISSEIHVPTYYLVICVVVALCLLWIVRRSRQKNLNATLTLDLSLLIMVFGFIGGRLFHVFYENLNYYQENYLRILYFWDGGFVFYGGALLSGAVGIGYLYFKAHDQMEKYLDLLAPVLALGYGLGRIACFLAGCCYGRACDLPWAVSGKHPAQLYAVLWELGVVLTLIGLEKARSEIKLIMAPGRIFYTWMIFHGVGRLIMESFRDDFRGPTVGFSISSWISWGLIILGLLLLWKKPLDSNG, encoded by the coding sequence TTGCTTCCTACGATCCAAATCTCTTCTGAAATCCATGTTCCCACATATTACCTTGTAATATGTGTCGTGGTTGCACTTTGCCTTCTATGGATTGTTAGAAGAAGTCGTCAAAAAAACTTGAACGCCACACTCACACTCGACCTAAGTCTTTTGATCATGGTGTTTGGTTTCATTGGTGGACGCTTGTTTCACGTCTTTTATGAAAACCTCAATTACTACCAAGAAAACTATCTGCGTATTTTATATTTCTGGGACGGCGGTTTTGTTTTTTATGGCGGAGCCTTATTGTCGGGCGCGGTAGGTATTGGATATCTGTATTTCAAAGCCCATGATCAGATGGAAAAATATCTGGATCTCCTGGCTCCAGTGCTGGCTCTTGGATATGGATTGGGTCGCATCGCGTGCTTCTTAGCTGGTTGCTGCTATGGCAGAGCCTGCGATTTACCTTGGGCTGTATCAGGCAAACACCCCGCTCAACTTTATGCTGTTCTTTGGGAACTAGGTGTTGTCCTAACACTAATAGGACTGGAAAAAGCACGTTCCGAAATCAAACTTATTATGGCGCCAGGGCGCATCTTTTATACGTGGATGATCTTTCACGGTGTGGGCCGCCTGATTATGGAGTCTTTCCGCGACGACTTTAGAGGTCCTACCGTGGGCTTTTCCATCTCTTCATGGATCAGCTGGGGTCTTATTATCTTGGGACTTTTGCTGCTTTGGAAAAAGCCTCTAGATTCCAATGGTTAA
- a CDS encoding cyclic nucleotide-binding domain-containing protein, protein MKMHPADIVQEIKGYSFFKSFSTDLLLQVAAMMHNEVFPAGTVVLKEGQTNRNLYFLRSGKLEISLAGEVLASFDTPGEVWGEMSVITTNPASTSVKAVTETSCYVIKDEDFAHVHPKDKDRFQALLYQIYCMILTERLIKTNEKARLFEILNRELHEAQNALQRGAGGRVLLIEPDKKQQVPLKMALGSTGVQLDIAADAAQAQELLKENKYDVVVGGDISVDVLRQVEEKKLSPNVILLTSYDVQGNLGVLLNNRFVKNIISRDAEDKNATIRFVLTALGKLLNKDLFGIDKYLTWGVDVQKKVVTHSGQREQLRDDMCGYLKKAGVRSSVIDRVNTVAEEMLMNAIYDAPVDSQGKALFNHVSRKQEVQLETHQQSVFRYATDGVLAAVAVVDPFGALQRDVIIDYLQTCYNGTAGSLNTSKGGAGRGLHQIIENSDLTIFNVKPGVRTEVICLFNLDGQKRMAQPSFHYFFA, encoded by the coding sequence ATGAAAATGCACCCAGCAGATATAGTTCAGGAAATTAAGGGCTATTCCTTTTTTAAATCATTCAGCACCGACTTGTTATTGCAAGTAGCAGCCATGATGCACAATGAAGTGTTCCCTGCTGGGACGGTGGTTCTGAAAGAAGGCCAAACCAATCGCAATCTTTACTTTTTAAGATCAGGAAAATTGGAAATATCTTTGGCAGGTGAAGTGCTGGCCTCTTTCGATACACCTGGAGAGGTGTGGGGAGAGATGAGTGTGATCACTACAAATCCTGCATCCACATCTGTAAAAGCTGTGACTGAAACTAGCTGCTACGTGATTAAAGACGAAGATTTTGCTCACGTTCATCCTAAAGATAAAGATCGCTTCCAAGCTTTGCTTTATCAAATCTATTGCATGATTTTGACAGAGCGTTTGATTAAGACCAATGAAAAGGCTCGTCTGTTTGAAATTTTGAACCGCGAATTGCACGAAGCTCAAAATGCTTTGCAACGTGGAGCTGGTGGTCGTGTTTTGTTGATCGAACCTGATAAGAAACAGCAAGTTCCCCTAAAAATGGCATTGGGTTCCACGGGTGTTCAATTGGATATCGCGGCGGATGCAGCTCAAGCCCAAGAGCTTTTAAAAGAAAATAAATACGACGTCGTCGTCGGTGGGGACATCAGCGTTGATGTTCTTCGCCAAGTCGAAGAAAAGAAACTAAGCCCTAACGTGATCTTGCTGACAAGCTATGACGTGCAAGGGAATTTGGGTGTTCTTTTAAACAATCGCTTCGTAAAGAATATTATATCCCGCGATGCTGAAGACAAAAATGCGACAATTCGCTTTGTATTAACAGCTTTGGGTAAACTTTTGAATAAAGATCTTTTTGGCATCGACAAATACCTTACGTGGGGTGTGGATGTACAAAAGAAAGTGGTAACCCATTCAGGTCAACGCGAGCAGCTTCGCGATGATATGTGTGGTTACCTGAAAAAAGCAGGTGTTCGTAGCTCTGTCATTGATCGTGTAAATACGGTCGCTGAAGAGATGTTGATGAACGCGATCTATGATGCTCCAGTGGATTCCCAGGGTAAGGCCTTATTCAATCACGTCAGCCGTAAGCAAGAAGTTCAATTAGAGACGCATCAGCAATCTGTTTTTAGATATGCGACGGATGGTGTGTTGGCTGCTGTTGCAGTGGTGGACCCATTTGGCGCTTTGCAAAGAGATGTAATTATAGATTATTTGCAAACTTGCTATAACGGAACAGCGGGCAGCTTAAATACCTCTAAAGGGGGAGCCGGTCGCGGATTGCATCAGATTATTGAAAATTCAGATTTGACGATTTTCAATGTGAAGCCGGGTGTGCGCACAGAAGTTATTTGTCTGTTCAATTTGGACGGCCAAAAGCGCATGGCTCAACCGTCTTTCCACTATTTCTTTGCGTAA
- a CDS encoding metal ABC transporter permease, translating to MKEFVSLLAIYKWSLPASTIMAGALCLIGAQWTAREKSSQIFVLGQGSSLGIVLGLVLNILMGTDFHWLSLAGGLGVGAITLALSDLMIQRKSDRNHIYLTLFVLFLSLTYLMTSLTPSLESHMAAAYFGDLAVMSDNAAIISMIAAIAFIVFMLSSWRALTQISFQLVNQSWIHRDWKNRIFDIGTLIITTLAIQSMGYLFTMGSLFIATSFASQRSRNLNSYTQRVLIISVLGCLLGFMISLLSTNLPTVPCVMLGQILVGMISYAKK from the coding sequence ATGAAGGAGTTTGTATCACTGCTTGCGATTTATAAGTGGTCTCTTCCGGCCAGCACCATTATGGCCGGAGCGCTTTGTTTGATTGGAGCGCAATGGACGGCTCGTGAAAAAAGCTCGCAGATCTTTGTTTTAGGCCAGGGCTCCTCATTGGGTATTGTTCTGGGATTGGTTCTGAACATTTTAATGGGAACAGATTTTCACTGGTTAAGTCTTGCAGGCGGCCTGGGTGTGGGCGCAATCACTCTGGCATTATCCGATTTAATGATTCAAAGAAAATCAGATCGCAATCATATTTATCTAACATTGTTCGTTTTATTCTTGTCTCTGACTTATTTGATGACTTCCCTGACGCCGTCTTTGGAAAGCCATATGGCTGCTGCTTATTTCGGTGATCTCGCGGTAATGAGTGACAATGCCGCGATCATTTCTATGATTGCAGCGATCGCCTTTATCGTATTTATGCTTTCAAGCTGGCGGGCACTGACTCAGATCAGCTTTCAATTGGTCAACCAAAGCTGGATTCACCGAGACTGGAAAAATCGAATCTTTGATATTGGTACGTTAATAATTACGACATTAGCAATTCAAAGTATGGGCTATCTGTTCACGATGGGTTCTTTGTTCATCGCAACCAGCTTTGCCTCTCAGCGCAGCCGCAATTTAAACAGTTACACACAGCGAGTGCTGATTATTTCAGTTTTAGGTTGTCTGCTGGGATTTATGATTTCTTTATTATCAACGAATCTGCCCACAGTTCCTTGTGTGATGCTGGGACAGATTCTGGTGGGAATGATCTCTTACGCAAAGAAATAG